The genomic region TCCTCGACGGCAACCTCGAGGCGGAGGGCAAGCCGTTCTTCGCCGTGGGCGGCGCGGCCACGACCATCGACGGCACCCTCTACGCTTACGCCGTGGACAACGCCGGCGACGAGCGCTTCACGCTGCGCATCAAGGACCTCCGCACCGGCGCGCTGCTGCCGGACGTGATCGAGAACGTCTTCTACGGCATCTCCTTCTCCCCCGACGGCAGCCGGATCTTCTACACCGTGGTGGACGATTCCTGGCGGCCCTACCAGGTGAAGTCCCACGTGCTCGGCACGCCTGTCGGCGAGGACCGGGTCATCTACCAGGAGGACGACGTCGCCATGTGGCTCGGCTTCGAGCTCTCCGCGGACCGGCGCCACCTGGTGCTGAGCATCGGCTGCTCCGAGTTCAGTGAAACGCGCCTGCTGCGCTTTGATGACCCCGACGCCGGTCTCCGCACCGTGATCTCGCGCGACGAGCGCATCTTGTACGAGGCCGAACCGTTCCTGCTGCCGGACGCCTCCGGCCAGGGCGTGGAACGGATCCTGCTGACCCACAACAAGGACGCCATCAACTCCATGGTCTCCCTCGTGGACCCGGCCGAGCTCGGCAAGCCGCTCGCCGAGCAGCACTGGAGCACCGTCGTCGAACACTCCGACGAGGTGCGCGTCAACGGCGCCGGGGTGACGTCCACCCACGCGGTGGTCTCCGTCCGCAAGGACACTATTGAACGCGTCCAGGTCCTGCCCCTGGCCGGCCTGGGCACCCCCGAGCAGGGCGCCGCGGTGGAACCGGCCTTCGACGAGGAGCTGTACACGGCCGGCGTCGCGGGCTCGGACTACGAGGCCCCCGTGATCCGGATGGGCTACACCTCCTACTTCACCCCGTCCCGGGTCTACGACTTCGTCCTCCCCACCCCGGAGCTTCCGGCCGGTGAACTCCTGCTGCGCAAGGAAAGCCCGGTGCTGGGCGGCTACACGGCGTCGGACTATGTAGCCACCCGCGAGTGGGCGGTGGCCTCCGACGGGACCAGGATTCCGCTCTCCGTCCTCCGCCACGCCTCGGTCCGGCAGGATTCGACGGCGGCCGGCCTGGTGTACGGCTACGGCTCCTACGAGATGAGCATGGACCCGGGCTTCGGGATCCCCCGGCTGTCCCTGCTGGACCGGGGCGTCGTGTTCGTGATCGCGCACATCCGCGGCGGCGGCGAGCTGGGCCGGCACTGGTACGACGACGGCAAGAAGCTGCACAAGAAGAACACCTTCACCGATTTCATCGCGGCCACGGACTGGCTTGCCGGATCCGGCTGGGTGGACCCGGCCCGGATCGCGGCGATGGGGGGCTCCGCGGGCGGGCTGCTCATGGGCGCCGTCGCCAACCTCGCCCCGGAAAAGTACGCGGCGATTGTTGCGGCCGTCCCGTTCGTGGACGCGCTGACCACCATCCTGGACCCCGAACTGCCGCTCTCGGCCCTGGAGTGGGAGGAATGGGGCAACCCGATCACGGACCCGGACGTCTACGCCTACATGAAGTCCTACACGCCGTACGAGAACGTCCGCGCCGTGGCGTACCCGAAGATCGCCGCGGTTACCTCGTTCAATGACACGCGGGTACTGTACGTGGAGCCCGCCAAATGGGTGCAGCGGCTGCGCGAGGTGAACACCGGCAGCGAGCCGATCGTCATGAAGATCGAGATGGAGGGCGGCCACGGCGGCGCCTCGGGCCGGTACGTGCAGTGGCGCGAACGGGCCTGGGACTACGCGTTCGTGGCCGATTCCCTCGGCGCCACCGAACTGCTGCCGGGAGCCGGGCTGAAGTAAGGCGAGCCCCACGGCGCGTCGGGCGCGTCGGGGCGCGCCGTAAGTGGCCTGATCCCGTGGCCTGATCCCGACGAGAGCCGGGTGTACTCTGTGGGCGACTTGAACCACAACTATGGGGGGCACCATTGACTGAGAACATACCGCCGGTCCAGCCGGCCCTGCAGAGCCCGGAGCAGCCTCCGGCGGACTATGGGCAGCCGGCGCCCTATGCTCCGCCAGGGTACGCTCAGCAGCCGCCCTACGCTCCGTCAGGGTACGCTCAGCAGCCGGCGCCCTATGCTCCGCCGGCGTACGTTCAGCAGCCGAACCACCAGCAAAGGCAGTACATTCCCTATCCGCCTGCGCAGCAGTTCCCGCCCGCTGGTCAGTGGGTTCCTGTTGCACCCACGGAGCCCGGGTCCTCCGCTTACCGGCTTGCCTCGGGCATTGTGGCGATTGTGTTGGGAGTCTGGCTCTTCTTACAGTTCCTCGTCGGCGTCTCAAAGGTGGGTGGCTTCGCTCCGTTGCTATTCCTACTTCCGGCGATCGGCACGCTCGCCTCGGCTATCTTGCTCCTGGTCAAGCAGGGCCAACGGCTCCGCGCGGCGCCCTTCTTGCTGCTCGGCTGGACCCTGTACGCGCTCATGGCGTCTTTCATCGTGGCCATGGGCTTTGGGATCTACCCTGGCACGTACATAGCGCCCCTGCTGGCGGTGACGGTCCTCATCGTCTTGGGGATCGGGCTGTCCCGGGAGAAGCGGGTTCCCGGGCCACGGTGACCCCCGCGCGATGGGCTGCGGCGATGACTCCCAGCGCCATGTTGCTGTGGGCGGCAAACCCGCGACGTCCGTGGTGACGTCGACTGCTCGTCCCGGCCTACTCGGCAATGTCCTCCGCCCAGAGGTCCGGGTTGTCGTTCTGGAAGGCACGCATCATGTCCACGCAACGCTGATCATCCAGCACCAAAACCTCAACGCCACGTGAGCGCAGAAGCTCGAATTCGCCGTCGAACGTGCGCGCTTCACCCACCACCACACGGGGGATTTTGAACTGGATGATGGTTCCGGTGCACATCGCACGCGGGGCGAGGGTGGTGTACAGCGTGGTGTCACGGTAGCTCCTCTGCCGGCCGGCCGCGCGGAGTGCGGACATTTCGCCGTGCGCGATGGGATCGCCATTTTGGACTCTGACGTTGTGTCCGCTCGCGATGACCACGCCGTCACGGGCGAGCGCCGCGCCGATGGGGATGCCGCCTTCGCTGAGGCTCTTTTGGGCGGCCTGATAGGCGGCTTCGAAGGCGGGGTCCAGGGCTGCTTGTGGTTCCGGAGGGTCGATTTGTTGCAGATCGTGGGTCATGCCGTCATTTTCGCATGCGGATTCTTTTCAAGATCTTCAGAAATTGGTCATCATGCTTACTATTTACTGGCATGATGGGCACTTCGACGTGGAACCCGGCCGCTGGGGGCGGGGCGTCGCAGGGCTTGACCGGGCACAGGGTGCCGGAGATGGAGTTTGTTATGAGCGTTGAGCAGGGAATGACCCCGTTGACTGATGATGAGCTGATGGCGCAGGGCGGCACGGCCCTTCCGGACAAGGAAGTGGCCTCCGTCCTGGACCTGAACGCGGACCTGAACCTCGGCATCAGCGCCGCGGCGCCGATCGATCTTGGCGTCGCTGCCAATGCCAACGTGGCCGCCCCGATCGACGCCGGTGCGTCGGCCAACGTGCTCTCAGTCGGGTCCGAGTCGCAGGCCCTCGCTGACCAGGGAACGATCATCAACCAGGGCGTCACGGGCGACGCCACGGCAGACTCCACCCAGGACAGCGTCATCGACCAGGGCGCCGACGCCGGGACCGCGGCCTCCGAACCCGCCGCCGCGGATCCGGCCGCAACGGATCCGGCCGCAACGGATCCGGCCGCGACCGACCTTGGCGGCGCCGTGGATGCGGGTGCTGTTCCTGCGGATGCCACCGGCAGCCTGCCGGACGGCACGGCCCCCGACCTGGGCGGCGCGCTGCCGACCGATATCGCCGGAGCTGCCGGCGGCGCGGGCGCCCTCAGCGGGAACCTGCTCAACGTCGACGTGAACCTGGACGCCAATGCGGGGATCGCGGCCCCGATCAACGGTGCGGTGGCCGCCAACGCCAACGTGGCCGCACCGATCGATGCGGCAGTCGGCGCCAATATCGGCTCCATCGACAGCAACGCGTTCGCCGTCGCACAGCAGGACGCCATCATCAACCAGGACATCCATGGCGACGCCACGGCTTCGGCCGACCAGCAGTCCGACCTGAAGCAGTAGCACCTAGATGAGCACTGTGCACGGAGGGCCGTCCGGACAGGACGGTCCTTCGGTCCTGCCCGCCGGCGGCGGGGATTCTGCCGCCGCTTCGGCCCGCGGCGCTTCCGGTACCGCCGCGGCCGCCGGCCCTGCCGGCGTTACTGGTGGTCCGGCGTCGTCCGTGGCGGTCAGCGAGCAGCCGGTTCCGGTGCGGGCCGCGGGCGTCCAGCTGATCGGCGAGGCCAAGGGCTCCGGCTACAAGGAAGCCCCGTCCCTGGTGCGCCGCGCCGACGGCCAGACCATCCAGCTCACCCGCCTGCTCTACCTCGTGCTCGAGGCGATCGACGGCCGCCGGGGCCCGGAGGAAATCGCGCGGCACGCCAGCACCGGTTTCGGGCGGCTGGTCAGTGCCGACAACGTCCGCACGCTGATCACCTCGCAGCTCCTTCCCCTCGGGCTGCTCCGGCTGGCGGACGGCTCCGAGCCCGAGGTGAAGAAGGCGGATCCGCTGCTGGGCATGCGCTTCCGGTACTCGGTGACCGATCCGGACCGCACCCGGAAGCTCACGGCGCCGTTCGCCAGGCTGTTCAATCCCCTGATCGTGGCGGCCGTGACCGTTGCGTTCCTCGGCACGTGCTGGTGGGTGCTGATGGTCAAGGGACTGGCATCGGCCACGCACGAGGCATTCGCCAACCCCGGCCTGGTGCTCCTGATCCTGGTGGTGACAGTGCTGTCGGCCGGTTTCCATGAGTTCGGCCACGCCGCCGGCGCGCGCCGCGGCGGGGCGACGCCGGGCGCCATGGGCACGGGCCTGTACCTGATGTGGCCCGCCTTCTACACGGACGTCACCGATTCCTACCGGCTCGGCCGGGGCGGGCGCCTCCGCACCGATCTGGGCGGACTGTACTTCAACGCCATCGTGGCCGTCGCCATCATGGGCATCTGGTGGGCCACGGGCTTCGATGCCCTGCTGCTGGTGGTGGTCACCCAGATCCTGCAGATGGTCCGGCAGCTGATGCCGATGGTCCGTTTTGACGGCTATCACATCCTGGCCGACGCCACCGGCGTCCCGGACCTGTTCCAGCGCATCAAGCCCACCCTGATGGCCCTGGTGCCGTGGCGTCCGGCCGACCCCGAAGCCCGGCTCCTGAAGCCGTGGGCGCGGGCCGTGGTCACCGTCTGGGTGCTGGTCACGGTTCCCCTGCTGGTCTTCAGCATGGCCACCATGGTGTTCACCCTGCCCCGCGTCCTGGGCACCGCCTGGGACAACGGCCTGAAGCAGCAGGCGATGCTCTCGCACAGCCTCTCCACCGGAGACTTTGCCGACGCCGCCGTGCGGGTGATCGCACTCGCCTGCCTGGCACTGCCGGTGCTGGGCATCGGCTACATTCTGCAGCGCCTGGCCCGTCAGCTGGTCACCGGGCTGTGGCGGAAGACCCGCGGCAAGGCCGTACAGCGCGCCACGGCCATCGTTGCCATCACGGCCGTGGCCGCCGGTCTCGCCTGGGCCTGGTGGCCACGCGCCGACACCTACCGCCCTGTCCAGCCCTACGAGCGCGGCACGCTGGCCGACACCACCACGGCCGTCTTCCCGGCCTCGAGCACGGGCCGGATGGCCGAGGGCCAGTCGGGACGGACCGTGGCCCTGTGGCCGGAAGGCGCCCGGAAGCCCACCCGCGACGATCCGCAGCTGAGCATGGTCCTGGTGCCCCGGCAGGCCGGCGCAGGTTCTGCCGCGGCGGCGCCGACTGCTCCTTCCTGGGTTTTCCCGTTCGACAAGCCGGCTGCGCCGGAGGACGACGGCAACCAGTCCCTCGCGGTCACCACCACGGACGGTTCGGTGGTCTACGACGTCGCCTTCGCCCTGGTCTGGGCCGACGACGGCGACTCCGTGGACACCAAGAACGAGGCCTACGCCTTCGCCAGCTGCGCGGACTGCGCCGCCGTGGCCGTGGGCTTCCAGGTGGTCCTGATCGTGGGCCAGACCGACGTGATCGTCCCGGAAAACCTCTCGGCATCCGCCAACTACAACTGCGTCCGCTGCCTGACCTACGCCCTGGCGAGCCAACTGGTGCTCACGCTCGACGGGCCCCTGAGCCGCGACGGCACCGCCAGGCTCAACGCGCTGTGGCAGGAGATCGCCGCCTACGGCAAGGACCTGCGGGACCAGCCGCTCTCGGAGATCCAGGGCCGGCTCAGCGCGTACAAGGAACAGATCATGAACCTCATCAAGGCCGATCCCAGCGCCACCCCGGCCGGGTCCTCCGGCACGGCCGCCACGCCGGGGAGTTCGCCGGGGGCAACGCCTGGGGCCACATCTGGCGCTAGTTCAGGGGCCACCCCGTCCCCGGAAGCCACTGCCGGAACCACGGCGCCGGCCGGCGGCCCCGCGCCGACCGGTGGTACGGCGTCGACCGCTCCGGGCTCGGGTTCAGGTTCCACGGCGCCGGCAGCGCAGGAACCGACGCAGCCCGCGGCATCGGCGACGGCCGGTTCCACAGCTCCCGCCGCAGGCACGGCCACGCCAGTTCCGGCGGAGACCACCCCGCCGGCGCCGTAGGCGCGGACCCGAACGGCGCCCGGTCTGACGCAAATGGCCGGAATGAGGGCTTCATTCCGGCCATTTGCGTCAGATCGGCGCTTCGGTCAGATCCAAATTCAGTCAGATCGGTGCTTCCGTCAGATCGGTGCTTCCCGGCGCCCTCAGCCGCGGCACTCCGGCTAGCGGGCCTTCCATTCGTCCGCGAGGATGGCGTACACCACCTCCGTGGCCCATTCGCCCTTGTAGTGCCATTTGTCCACCTGCCGTGATTCCAGGCGCATGCCGAGCCGTTCGCAGAGCGCCGCCGAGGCAGTGTTCAGGGCATCAAGCTTGGCGTCGATCCGGTGGAAGCCCAGGTCCTCGAAGCCAAGCTTCAGCATCGCGGCGGCAGCCTCCGCCGCGAACCCCTTGCCCCGGGCCTCCGGCGCGAGGCTCCAGCCGACCTCGGCCTGCCCGCACCCCTCCAGCCATTTCAGCACCACCTCGCCGAGCAGTCCGGGCGAGTCCTGGCCCTCGATGGCCAGGGCCACCCAGTCGCCCTCCTTCTCGAACTCGAAGTTGGCGTACCGTCCCACGGTCTCCATCGACTGGGTGTAGCTCTTGGCCTCGCGCGGCAGGAACCGGGCGGTTTCGGGCAGCGAGTGGTAGGCGTGGAAGGCTTCGAGGTCGGAGGCCTCGAAGCGCCGCAGCACCAGCCGTTCGGTGCGGATGGGCAGCGGAGGCAGGGGTTTGGGGTCAGTCATTCCCCCAACGCTACCCCTCACCCAACTGACTCGCAGCAGGGGCCGTTTTGAGGGCTCAAAACGGCCCCTGCTGCTAGCTAGTTGGGTCGGTTAGGGGGCGACCGATGCCCGGGCGACGACGGCGGCCGTCGCCTCCGCGATCGCCCGCTCCTCGTCGGTGGGGACCACCAGGACGGGCAGGGCCGACGTCGGGACGGAAATGACGCGGGGTTCCTTGGACCGCTCCCGGTTCAGCCCGGCGTCGAGCTCCACGCCCAGGGCGCCGAGCCGCTGCGCCACGAGGTTCCGGAACTGGTGCGAGTTCTCGCCGATCCCGGCCGTGAACACGAGGGCCTTCGCGCCGCCGACGGCCACGTGGTACCCGCCGATGTACTTCGCGAGCCGGTAGGACGCGACCGCCAGGGCCATGGCCGCCCTGGCGTCCCCGGCTTCCGCGGCCTCCACCACCGAGCGCATGTCATTGTTCCCGGTCAGGCCCTTGAGCCCGGACTGCCGGTTCAGCATCGCATCCAGGTCCTCGGGCGACCAGCCGGCCCGGCCCAGGAAGACGAGGATGGACGGATCGAGGTCGCCGGAGCGGGTGCCCATGACCAGGCCCTCGAGGGGCGTGAACCCCATGGACGTGTCGATGGACTGGCCGCCGCGGATCGCCGTGACGGAGGCGCCGTTCCCCAGGTGGGCGATCACGGCGTCGAACTCCTCCACCGGAACATCCAGCAGCGCCGCCGCGCGGTGCGCCACGTATTCGTGCGAGGTGCCGTGGAACCCGTAGCGGCGGATCCCGTGGTTGGTGTAGAGCTCGTCCGGCACCGCGTAGCGCCAGGCGTGCTCGGGCATGGTGCGGTGGAAGGCGGTGTCGAACACGGCCACCTGCGGCAGCTCCGGCCACTTCTTCGAGATCGCGCGGATGCCAAGGACGTTGGCGGGGTTGTGCAGCGGCGCGAGCGGGTTCAGCCGTTCGATGGCCCGGGTGATCTCGTTGTTGACCAGCACCGGCTCGGCGAAGCGCTCCCCGCCGTGCACCACGCGGTGGCCGACGGCGTCGAGCGCCCGGTCCCCCAGGGCCGCGTGGATGGCCGCGTCCACCAGTTCCAGGGCCTCGGCGTGGTCGCGCGGGCCCTCGATCTGGCCGTCCCCCTCACCCCCGGTCCCCATCCCGATCTTCTCGACCAGGCCTTCGGTGAGCACGCTGTGGGAAGCCACGTCCCGCACCTGGTACTTGAGTGAGGACGAGCCGGAGTTGATGACGAGCACGAGCATGGAGGGCCTCCTAGGCCTTGGCTTCGACGGGCTGTTCGGGTGCCTTTTCGGGTGCCGGCGCGGACTGCGCCTGCACGGCGGTGATGGCTACGGTGTTCACGATGTCCTCCACGGTGCAGCCGCGGGAGAGGTCGTTGACCGGCTTGCGGAGCCCCTGCAGGACGGGCCCGACGGCGACCGCCCCCGAGGACTGCTGCACCGCCTTGTAGGTGTTGTTGCCGGTGTTGAGGTCCGGGAAGATGAACACGGTGGCCTGCCCGGCGACGGACGAGCCGGGCATCTTGGACTGCGCGATCGCGGCATCCACGGCGGCGTCGTACTGGATTGGGCCTTCGACGGCGAGGTCCGGGCGGCGGGCCTTCACGACTTCGGTGGCCTGCCGGACTTTGTCCACGGCCTCGCCGGTGCCGGATCCGCCGGTGGAGTAGGACAGCATAGCCACGCGCGGCTCCACGCCGAACTGGGCCGCGGTCTCGGCCGAGGCCAGCGCGATGTCCGCCAGCTGCTCCGCGTTCGGGTCCGGATTGACCGCGCAATCGCCGTAGACCAGCACCCGGTCCGGCATCAGCATCAGGAACACCGAGGAGACGATCTTCACGCCGTCGCGCGTCTTGACGAACTCCAGCGCGGGACGGATGGTGTGGGCGGTGGTGTGCGCGGCACCGGAAACCATGCCGTCCACCACGCCCAGCTGCACCATCATGGTGCCGAAGTAGCTGCCGTCCAGCATGACTTCCAGGGCGCGGGCGAGGTCCACGCCCTTGTGCGCCCGCAGCTCGGCATACTTCTCCGCAAACCGCTGGCGCAGCTCCGACGTCGCGGGGTCCACGATGCTCATGCCCGAGAGGTCGATGCCCTGGGTGGAGGCCAGCTCCCGGACATCGGACTCGTTGCCCAGGATGGTGAGGTCGCAGACGTCCCGGCGGTGCAGGATCTCGGCGGCACGCAGGATCCGCACGTCGTTCCCCTCCGGCAGGACAATGTGCCGGCGCTGCTGCCGGGCCCGCTCAATGAGGTCGTGCAGGAACCGCAGCGGCGTCATCCGTTCCGGCCGCGGCAGGTGCAGCCGCTCCAGCAGCTCGGCCTCGTCCACCCGCTTGGCCCACAGGCCCAGGGCGGAGGCCACCTTGCGGCGGTGCCCGGACCAGATCTCGCTGCGCACCTCGGAGACCCGTTTGGCGGTCACGTAGGTGTCATCCGGGGCGGCGAAGATGGGGAACGGGGCCTGCGCCAGCAGCGAGTAGATGGTGGGATCGGGCGCCAGGCCGCCGGTCAGGATCAGCGCGGACGGGACCGGGAACTCGGGCGAGAACGACGACGCCAGGCAGGCGACCAGCACATCCGCCCGGTCACCGGGAACGATCACCAGGGCGCCGTCGTCGAGCACATGCAGGAAGTTGGCGACGTTCATGGCGGCCACCTTGACCGAATGCACGTCGCGTTCCAGGTCCGGCAGCCCGGCCACCTGGCCCAGGCCAAGGGCGGAGGCGACCTCGCCGGTGGTGGGCCGGGCGATCGAGTCCAGCTCCGGCAGGACGTACACGGGCCGGCCCGAGGCGCCGGGGCGCACGGCCGCGGCAATGCCGTCCAGGTCCTCCGGGTCGGCCCGGTTCACCATGATGGCCAGGAGCGTGCAGCGTTCGGCGAGGAGTTCCTTCCGGGCGACCTCGACGGCGTCGGCGGCCTCCGCGACAGAGCGCCCCTTCGCGCCCACCACGGCCACGATCGAGGCGGCGAGGTTGTTTGCCAGGCGTGCGTTGAGGTCGAACTCGACGGCGGCATCCTGGCCGGTGAGGTCCGTCCCCTCCACAATCACCACATCGCAGTGGCGCGACATCTCGGCGAAGATCTCCACGCAGCGGGCGTCGATCTCGGCCCTCTTCCCCTCGGCCAGCAGCCCGCGGACCTCGGCAAACGTCAGGCCGCCGCGGCAGCGCTGGTCATCAAGATCGAACCGGGCCTTCATCAGTGCCACCATCGGGTCCGCCGCGACGTCGTTGCCGTGAACCACCGGCTTGAAGAAGCCGATGCGGTCCGCATGCCGGTGCAGCGTGTCAGCCAGCCCCAGTGCGATGAGCGACTTTCCGGATCCCGGTGTGGTCGCGCTGACGTATATCCCCTTGGCCATGATCCGCCCTTAGGTCGTGTCGTGGTGGTGCTCCGTCCCTCCATACTTTCACTTGTTGCCGCGGTTTCTCCATGCGGCACCCGGGGCTGCGCACAGGACTGGTCCTGCAATGTGTCCGCGGTGCCGGCGCAGCAGGCGCCTCACGCGGTCGCCGGCTCTTGACAGAAGGCACCCAAATGGGATTACCTAATGAACATTCGGTAAATAAAGCTGGAGGCAACGACGCATGGCTGAAGTGACGATTTCCGGTGACACCCACCCCATCCTCAAAGACGACTATGCCTCGGAGTGGATGGGCATCGAAGTGGTGGCACTGGACGACGGACATGCCACGATCCGCATGACGCTCCGGCAGGAAATGCTCAATGGATTCGGCATGGCCCACGGCGGAATGATCTTCGCCTTCGGCGACACAGCCTTCGCGCTGGCATGCAACCCGGCCCACCCGAAACCGGGCGAAGCCGGGCTCGACACAGGCACCATCACCGTGGCCTCCGGCGTCGACATCAACTTCCTCAAGCCGGCCTTCCGCGGCCAGGTGCTGACCGCCGTCGCCAACCGCCGCGCCAGCACCGGGCGCAGCGGCCTCTACGACGTCCAGATCTACGCCGCTGATCCCGGCACAGGCCCGCAGCCGGCCCGCGCCGGCTCGGCGCCCGCCGCCACGATCCCGGGCGAACTCCCCTCCGATATCGCCACCGATGCCCCTACATGGGAACTCGTCGCCGAGTTCCGCGGCCGCAGCCGCACCATCTCCAAGAAATAGAAACAGGGAACCCCAGATGACCCAAGAAACCGTCGCCGCCACCAGTGATGCTGTCCTGGACCGCGAAGAAACCATCTCCCGCGACGAGCTCGAGGCACTGCAGCTGAGCCGCCTGCAGCACACCGTGGCGTACGCCTACGACCGCGTTCCCCTGTACAAGCGCAAGTTCGACGA from Arthrobacter sp. NicSoilB8 harbors:
- a CDS encoding S9 family peptidase, which gives rise to MTQTPVQPSPQPPVAKKIPALRTHHGDTFEDNYEWLRNKESAEVVDLLKAENAYQEAVTAHQEPLREAIFQEIKGRTQETDLSVPNRKDGWWYYTRSVEGKEYGIHCRVRGQDTGDRVADWTPPAVEAGVSIPGEEVLLDGNLEAEGKPFFAVGGAATTIDGTLYAYAVDNAGDERFTLRIKDLRTGALLPDVIENVFYGISFSPDGSRIFYTVVDDSWRPYQVKSHVLGTPVGEDRVIYQEDDVAMWLGFELSADRRHLVLSIGCSEFSETRLLRFDDPDAGLRTVISRDERILYEAEPFLLPDASGQGVERILLTHNKDAINSMVSLVDPAELGKPLAEQHWSTVVEHSDEVRVNGAGVTSTHAVVSVRKDTIERVQVLPLAGLGTPEQGAAVEPAFDEELYTAGVAGSDYEAPVIRMGYTSYFTPSRVYDFVLPTPELPAGELLLRKESPVLGGYTASDYVATREWAVASDGTRIPLSVLRHASVRQDSTAAGLVYGYGSYEMSMDPGFGIPRLSLLDRGVVFVIAHIRGGGELGRHWYDDGKKLHKKNTFTDFIAATDWLAGSGWVDPARIAAMGGSAGGLLMGAVANLAPEKYAAIVAAVPFVDALTTILDPELPLSALEWEEWGNPITDPDVYAYMKSYTPYENVRAVAYPKIAAVTSFNDTRVLYVEPAKWVQRLREVNTGSEPIVMKIEMEGGHGGASGRYVQWRERAWDYAFVADSLGATELLPGAGLK
- a CDS encoding nucleoside deaminase yields the protein MTHDLQQIDPPEPQAALDPAFEAAYQAAQKSLSEGGIPIGAALARDGVVIASGHNVRVQNGDPIAHGEMSALRAAGRQRSYRDTTLYTTLAPRAMCTGTIIQFKIPRVVVGEARTFDGEFELLRSRGVEVLVLDDQRCVDMMRAFQNDNPDLWAEDIAE
- a CDS encoding peptidoglycan-binding protein; protein product: MSVEQGMTPLTDDELMAQGGTALPDKEVASVLDLNADLNLGISAAAPIDLGVAANANVAAPIDAGASANVLSVGSESQALADQGTIINQGVTGDATADSTQDSVIDQGADAGTAASEPAAADPAATDPAATDPAATDLGGAVDAGAVPADATGSLPDGTAPDLGGALPTDIAGAAGGAGALSGNLLNVDVNLDANAGIAAPINGAVAANANVAAPIDAAVGANIGSIDSNAFAVAQQDAIINQDIHGDATASADQQSDLKQ
- a CDS encoding GNAT family protein, with translation MTDPKPLPPLPIRTERLVLRRFEASDLEAFHAYHSLPETARFLPREAKSYTQSMETVGRYANFEFEKEGDWVALAIEGQDSPGLLGEVVLKWLEGCGQAEVGWSLAPEARGKGFAAEAAAAMLKLGFEDLGFHRIDAKLDALNTASAALCERLGMRLESRQVDKWHYKGEWATEVVYAILADEWKAR
- a CDS encoding acetate kinase — translated: MLVLVINSGSSSLKYQVRDVASHSVLTEGLVEKIGMGTGGEGDGQIEGPRDHAEALELVDAAIHAALGDRALDAVGHRVVHGGERFAEPVLVNNEITRAIERLNPLAPLHNPANVLGIRAISKKWPELPQVAVFDTAFHRTMPEHAWRYAVPDELYTNHGIRRYGFHGTSHEYVAHRAAALLDVPVEEFDAVIAHLGNGASVTAIRGGQSIDTSMGFTPLEGLVMGTRSGDLDPSILVFLGRAGWSPEDLDAMLNRQSGLKGLTGNNDMRSVVEAAEAGDARAAMALAVASYRLAKYIGGYHVAVGGAKALVFTAGIGENSHQFRNLVAQRLGALGVELDAGLNRERSKEPRVISVPTSALPVLVVPTDEERAIAEATAAVVARASVAP
- the pta gene encoding phosphate acetyltransferase produces the protein MAKGIYVSATTPGSGKSLIALGLADTLHRHADRIGFFKPVVHGNDVAADPMVALMKARFDLDDQRCRGGLTFAEVRGLLAEGKRAEIDARCVEIFAEMSRHCDVVIVEGTDLTGQDAAVEFDLNARLANNLAASIVAVVGAKGRSVAEAADAVEVARKELLAERCTLLAIMVNRADPEDLDGIAAAVRPGASGRPVYVLPELDSIARPTTGEVASALGLGQVAGLPDLERDVHSVKVAAMNVANFLHVLDDGALVIVPGDRADVLVACLASSFSPEFPVPSALILTGGLAPDPTIYSLLAQAPFPIFAAPDDTYVTAKRVSEVRSEIWSGHRRKVASALGLWAKRVDEAELLERLHLPRPERMTPLRFLHDLIERARQQRRHIVLPEGNDVRILRAAEILHRRDVCDLTILGNESDVRELASTQGIDLSGMSIVDPATSELRQRFAEKYAELRAHKGVDLARALEVMLDGSYFGTMMVQLGVVDGMVSGAAHTTAHTIRPALEFVKTRDGVKIVSSVFLMLMPDRVLVYGDCAVNPDPNAEQLADIALASAETAAQFGVEPRVAMLSYSTGGSGTGEAVDKVRQATEVVKARRPDLAVEGPIQYDAAVDAAIAQSKMPGSSVAGQATVFIFPDLNTGNNTYKAVQQSSGAVAVGPVLQGLRKPVNDLSRGCTVEDIVNTVAITAVQAQSAPAPEKAPEQPVEAKA
- a CDS encoding hotdog fold thioesterase, with product MAEVTISGDTHPILKDDYASEWMGIEVVALDDGHATIRMTLRQEMLNGFGMAHGGMIFAFGDTAFALACNPAHPKPGEAGLDTGTITVASGVDINFLKPAFRGQVLTAVANRRASTGRSGLYDVQIYAADPGTGPQPARAGSAPAATIPGELPSDIATDAPTWELVAEFRGRSRTISKK